The following coding sequences are from one Halobaculum marinum window:
- a CDS encoding extracellular solute-binding protein: MTMDRRTLLRNLGVAGTIGATAGCVGVQEQSTETQSGGNSGSSGSDGSDGSDDESTATSTGPAGEAEVWYTLAKAERPGRESVIETFNSESRHTITGSNISDMVKKTTSAIPVGEGPESFEWAHDKVGGYYQQGFLTDMSDQVDVDLGQFTSAAAEAVQYKGNVVGLPRSAETVGLVYNTDIVDEAPETVSEMVSVMEEFHDPDNGKYGMGYPVNAYFVSAWLQAFGGHYLDISADEPLGVNSDETVQGLQFLLDNFKPYMPKDPSYGPQAAAFADGNAAFAINGPWYLATLNEKGVNYEVAPLPSVEGGSPTPYTGIKVWYFAKKMREDDAATVAAKDFAEWFVTNEDHLLTLAQEQGHIPVLSSLVGSDELPDTVAAFSQAVEQGTPMPSDPKMAAVWPAIETAILESFNGNTDPQAALDTAAEEIRSNWE, translated from the coding sequence ATGACAATGGATCGCAGAACACTGCTCCGGAACCTGGGTGTGGCGGGAACGATCGGCGCGACGGCTGGCTGTGTCGGCGTGCAAGAACAGTCGACAGAGACCCAGTCGGGCGGTAACAGCGGATCGAGCGGTTCGGACGGTTCCGATGGGAGCGACGACGAGTCCACGGCCACGAGCACTGGGCCCGCCGGCGAGGCGGAGGTGTGGTACACGCTCGCCAAGGCCGAGCGGCCGGGTCGTGAGAGCGTCATCGAGACGTTCAACAGCGAGTCGCGCCACACCATCACGGGCTCGAACATCTCGGACATGGTCAAGAAGACGACCAGCGCCATCCCCGTCGGCGAGGGCCCCGAGTCGTTCGAGTGGGCCCACGACAAGGTGGGCGGCTACTACCAGCAGGGCTTCCTCACCGACATGAGCGACCAGGTCGACGTCGACCTCGGCCAGTTCACGTCGGCGGCCGCCGAGGCCGTCCAGTACAAGGGGAACGTCGTCGGCCTCCCGCGCTCTGCGGAGACGGTCGGCCTCGTGTACAACACCGACATCGTCGACGAGGCGCCCGAGACGGTCTCGGAGATGGTGTCGGTCATGGAGGAGTTCCACGACCCGGACAACGGGAAGTACGGGATGGGCTACCCCGTGAACGCCTACTTCGTCAGCGCGTGGCTGCAGGCGTTCGGCGGCCACTACCTCGACATCAGCGCCGACGAGCCGCTCGGCGTCAACTCCGACGAGACGGTCCAAGGGCTCCAGTTCCTGCTCGACAACTTCAAGCCGTACATGCCGAAGGACCCGTCGTACGGGCCCCAGGCCGCCGCGTTCGCCGACGGCAACGCCGCGTTCGCGATCAACGGCCCGTGGTACCTCGCGACGCTCAACGAGAAGGGCGTCAACTACGAGGTCGCCCCGCTCCCGTCGGTCGAGGGCGGCAGCCCGACGCCGTACACGGGGATCAAAGTGTGGTACTTCGCGAAGAAGATGCGCGAGGACGACGCCGCGACGGTCGCGGCGAAGGACTTCGCCGAGTGGTTCGTCACGAACGAGGACCACCTCCTCACGCTCGCACAGGAGCAGGGCCACATCCCTGTCCTGTCGAGTCTCGTGGGCAGCGACGAGTTGCCCGACACGGTCGCCGCGTTCTCGCAGGCCGTCGAGCAGGGGACGCCGATGCCGTCGGACCCGAAGATGGCCGCCGTCTGGCCGGCTATCGAGACCGCCATCCTCGAGTCGTTCAACGGCAACACCGACCCCCAGGCGGCGCTCGACACGGCCGCCGAGGAGATCCGTAGCAACTGGGAGTAA
- a CDS encoding carbohydrate ABC transporter permease, translated as MSTESRVARRVEAIPFLDERDTSLLFVLPGLFVFSAFMLFPVLYIVGISFTNAAPGNLFAGEGAMSILTFGEAAFVGVENYVEVLSDARFWNSFGVTWLFVATSVALKLLLSIGLALVVTNDRVRGKRLMRSLIILPMGLPAIFTITVWRGIFSSAQFGLVNQLLTAVGLETVSWLSQRWPAFFAYNVTEAWLAYPFMVIITVSALQDVPDELHEAAMVDGASFLSRFLHVTLPSIKKPVLFATILTSAASFQQFLIPYVFNAGGPARANELIVVYGYQEAFSFNNYGKGAAISLIAVAFIGAFMWLNVKRGKLADGVNEA; from the coding sequence ATGAGTACCGAATCACGAGTCGCGCGCCGGGTCGAGGCGATCCCGTTCCTCGACGAGCGAGACACGTCGCTGCTGTTCGTGCTGCCGGGGCTGTTCGTCTTCTCGGCGTTCATGCTGTTCCCGGTGCTGTACATCGTCGGCATCTCGTTCACGAACGCGGCGCCGGGGAACCTGTTCGCCGGCGAGGGCGCGATGTCGATTCTTACGTTCGGCGAGGCGGCGTTCGTCGGCGTCGAGAACTACGTCGAGGTGCTGAGCGACGCGCGCTTCTGGAACTCCTTCGGCGTGACGTGGCTATTTGTCGCCACGAGCGTGGCGCTGAAGTTGTTGCTCAGCATCGGACTCGCGCTGGTCGTGACGAACGACCGCGTGCGCGGCAAGCGCCTCATGCGCTCGCTGATCATCCTGCCGATGGGGCTGCCAGCCATCTTCACCATCACCGTCTGGCGGGGCATCTTCAGCTCCGCGCAGTTCGGGCTGGTGAATCAACTGCTCACCGCCGTCGGGCTCGAGACGGTCTCGTGGCTGAGCCAACGCTGGCCAGCCTTCTTCGCGTACAACGTCACGGAGGCGTGGCTGGCGTACCCGTTCATGGTGATCATCACCGTGAGCGCCCTGCAGGACGTGCCCGACGAACTGCACGAGGCGGCGATGGTGGACGGCGCGAGCTTCCTCTCGCGGTTCCTCCACGTCACGCTGCCGTCGATTAAGAAGCCGGTGCTCTTCGCCACCATCCTCACGTCGGCGGCGTCGTTCCAGCAGTTCCTCATCCCGTACGTGTTCAACGCCGGTGGCCCGGCGCGTGCCAACGAGCTGATCGTCGTGTACGGCTACCAAGAGGCGTTCTCGTTCAACAACTACGGGAAGGGTGCCGCGATCAGCCTGATCGCCGTCGCCTTCATCGGCGCGTTCATGTGGCTGAACGTCAAGCGCGGCAAACTCGCCGACGGGGTGAACGAGGCGTGA